From Selenomonas ruminantium AC2024, a single genomic window includes:
- the recJ gene encoding single-stranded-DNA-specific exonuclease RecJ: MLKEWKLSAAVPEAADFARELGVTRSLANILWNRGICTREAAEVFLQPEKQAFYDPFRMKDMDKAVARIIEVIDNEEKIVVYGDYDVDGMTATTLLVHNLRALGASVDFYIPHREKEGYGFNLPALQSIADSGVKLLVSVDCGIASVDDVAAMAGKLDIIVTDHHLPGENLPPALAVVNPHREDCPYPDKNLAGVGVAFKLCQALWQEMHGQSYEQDLEIVALGTVADIVPLLGENRKIVATGLKKMRKSSFVGMRALVNVSEIREEELNTGHVGFRLAPRLNAAGRIGSARKGVELLLTKDEAEAESLAMELDMLNSQRQSIEQEILAKAEAELVGVDVNNLPAIVVAGEKWNPGVIGIVASRLVDKYYKPTIVFSKQEDGVCKGSCRSIEGLHMYEALSACKEHILQFGGHSQAAGLSVSLEQLEDFKQAFAQVAESTLTANDYVPKVKVEMELSPEEITFELVDELAKLEPFGMANPKPLFGVRGIRGTSPQAIGKEGQHLRFQVGSPAEPRTALLWNRSDYVGIINSEVIDMVYSPAVNEWQGNRSLQCMVDSIAPADGERIFPEREQLVDIYKFLYQIQQNEDYIPYTAEQLTVDFCKRGSHISLYTMSLGLRIFQELNLLRMDLQENCYYLPKASGRMELESSPTYRNGRHR, translated from the coding sequence ATGTTAAAAGAATGGAAGTTAAGCGCCGCTGTACCGGAGGCGGCTGATTTTGCCAGAGAACTGGGCGTGACCAGGAGTCTGGCAAATATATTATGGAATCGTGGCATCTGCACCCGGGAGGCAGCGGAAGTTTTCTTGCAGCCGGAGAAGCAGGCCTTTTATGACCCATTCCGGATGAAGGATATGGATAAGGCTGTGGCCCGGATTATCGAGGTCATAGATAATGAAGAAAAGATTGTGGTCTATGGGGACTATGATGTGGACGGCATGACGGCCACGACTTTGCTGGTGCATAACCTTCGGGCTTTGGGAGCCAGCGTGGATTTTTATATTCCCCATCGTGAAAAAGAAGGTTATGGCTTTAACCTGCCCGCACTGCAGAGCATTGCCGACAGTGGCGTAAAGCTGCTTGTGTCTGTGGACTGCGGCATCGCTTCAGTGGATGATGTGGCGGCCATGGCAGGCAAATTGGATATCATTGTAACCGACCATCATCTGCCGGGGGAAAATCTTCCGCCGGCGCTGGCGGTGGTCAATCCTCATCGTGAGGACTGCCCCTACCCGGATAAAAATCTGGCCGGTGTAGGCGTGGCCTTTAAGCTCTGTCAGGCTTTGTGGCAGGAAATGCACGGTCAAAGTTACGAGCAGGATTTGGAAATCGTGGCTCTGGGGACTGTTGCCGATATTGTGCCCCTGCTGGGAGAAAACCGCAAGATTGTGGCGACAGGGCTTAAAAAAATGCGCAAATCCTCCTTTGTGGGGATGCGGGCTTTGGTGAATGTTTCCGAAATACGTGAGGAGGAACTGAACACCGGGCATGTGGGCTTTCGGCTGGCACCCCGCCTCAATGCTGCGGGGCGTATTGGTTCAGCCCGCAAGGGCGTGGAACTTCTGCTCACCAAGGACGAAGCGGAAGCAGAATCTTTGGCTATGGAGCTGGATATGCTCAACAGTCAGCGGCAAAGTATCGAACAAGAAATTCTAGCTAAGGCCGAGGCTGAACTTGTCGGTGTGGATGTGAACAACCTGCCGGCCATTGTGGTGGCCGGGGAGAAGTGGAATCCCGGTGTAATCGGCATTGTGGCTTCGCGTCTGGTGGATAAATATTACAAACCGACGATTGTTTTCAGCAAGCAGGAGGACGGCGTCTGCAAGGGTTCCTGCCGCAGTATCGAAGGACTTCATATGTACGAAGCCCTGAGTGCCTGCAAGGAACATATTTTGCAGTTCGGCGGCCATTCACAGGCAGCAGGTTTGTCGGTGAGCCTCGAACAGCTTGAAGATTTTAAGCAGGCATTTGCCCAGGTGGCAGAATCTACTTTGACTGCAAATGATTATGTGCCCAAGGTGAAGGTGGAAATGGAACTTTCGCCGGAGGAAATCACTTTTGAATTGGTGGATGAACTGGCGAAATTAGAGCCCTTTGGCATGGCTAATCCCAAGCCGCTTTTCGGTGTGCGGGGGATTCGTGGAACTTCGCCGCAGGCCATTGGCAAGGAAGGGCAGCATCTGCGCTTTCAGGTGGGAAGTCCGGCAGAGCCTCGCACAGCCCTGCTTTGGAATCGCAGCGATTATGTGGGCATCATCAACAGTGAAGTCATTGATATGGTGTACAGTCCTGCTGTTAACGAGTGGCAGGGCAACCGCAGTCTCCAGTGCATGGTGGACAGCATTGCCCCGGCTGACGGGGAACGGATTTTCCCGGAGCGCGAACAGCTGGTTGATATTTATAAGTTCCTCTATCAGATTCAGCAGAACGAGGATTATATTCCCTACACTGCCGAGCAGCTTACGGTGGATTTCTGCAAGCGGGGGAGTCATATTTCCCTCTATACCATGAGTCTGGGCCTGCGGATTTTTCAGGAACTCAATCTTTTGCGTATGGATTTGCAGGAGAATTGTTATTACCTACCCAAGGCCAGCGGCCGTATGGAATTAGAAAGTTCGCCTACCTATCGGAATGGGCGGCACCGCTAA
- a CDS encoding DUF192 domain-containing protein codes for MQLQIEMADTFLARFRGLMLRKRLPAGHALLIAPCNSIHMCFMRFAIDAIFIDKDYKVLKVARNVKPWIGLAWCWKAWGVVEVSAGEAKDVQIGEFLN; via the coding sequence ATGCAATTACAAATCGAAATGGCTGATACCTTCCTCGCCCGCTTCCGGGGCCTTATGCTGCGCAAGCGCCTCCCCGCAGGCCACGCCCTGCTCATCGCGCCCTGCAACAGCATCCATATGTGCTTCATGCGCTTTGCCATTGACGCGATTTTCATCGACAAGGACTACAAAGTGCTCAAAGTCGCCCGCAACGTGAAGCCCTGGATTGGCCTGGCCTGGTGCTGGAAGGCCTGGGGCGTGGTGGAAGTGAGTGCGGGGGAGGCAAAAGATGTACAAATCGGAGAGTTTCTGAATTGA